The Aedes albopictus strain Foshan chromosome 2, AalbF5, whole genome shotgun sequence region ACGCTTGCCGTAAGCAACATTTCCGCTTTGTTCCGACGGTGCTGCACAGTTCAAACCGGAATCGTTCGACATTATGCAACACCAAAACCTGGGGGAGGTAAGTATTTCGTGTTTGTATTCACCTGATCTATTTCGGAACAACCCTGAACTTCCTTTGTGACCCGACTCTTGCAGCTCTCGGTTCCAAGAAGAAAAAGCTCGGCAAATTGGGCCCGGTCGTCGAGAAAAAGGAAATTCCCGTGGAGACGGATGCCACCAAGTTGGTCAACTACGTGTGCGGCAGCAATTTGCTCAAAACCGGCGAAGATATCAAGGTGAAACCGGACTCGGAATATCCGGAGTGGTTGTGGAGTCTACACGTGGGAAAGCCCCTGACGCTGGATGAAATGGACCCGGAGAGTAAGGCGTACTGGCGAAAGCTGCGGCGGATGGCACTGCAGCGGAACAACAAACTGGCTAAGTTGAAAAAGTTCTAGGAGGGGAAGGTGAGTGAGGACTAGGGACTTTTATTCGTTGAAAATGTGTTCTTTATTGTAGAATTATTACAGTTTGTTTGCGAGGTAGAATGGTTCAGAGAGATTTTGATTTATATCCGAATGCACGACGGAAGGACGTTTATGAAAACATCTAATGTATAAATGATCGCTAGATACATGAACAAATTATTATGTCTCAAAGCTTTGAAACTGGAAAAGTATCACGCATTGTGTAAAAATAGCAGCAATCATCTGTAAAAAGTATACCATAATTAGTTCACACAACTCACAGATACCTTTATGATGTGATTCCTTACTTGATAGAAGAAGTTCAAATTTATTTCGAACAGTCCGTAAGCACTAATGGCAGGTGGTCGATACAGGACGCTAATCTTTGTCATAGTTGTGGAAGGCTATTTGTAAGTGAAAAAAGTTATCCGAATGAAGATTCAACAAACAGGGAATTCGCATCTTACCGACTCTTTATTGCTTTTGGTATAGTTTTCCCTCAGATCGCTCAACTTTCTGGCAAGTTCCTGTTCCTGGAAATGAATTGAGTTGAAACTGTATTGAAATGTGCTTGAAAATGAATTTATTATAGTAGCTAATATGCACACAGCTAGATACAGCATCCGttcgataactgactgctgtttaactggactgctttttaaccAGGCGCTCAATAATTGGGCCAAAGTCCAGTTAAAAAACAGCTGTATGTCAATAATAAACGAAATTAAAcccataaacaaaacaaaattctgtAATTCTGTAATTCTGTAATTTCAACGCACCCTCTGGCCCCGATCTGGCCGATCTGCGCTTTAACCCCCGCTGAGCGATACGTCTACCGGACGGAGTACGACGATGTTACAAACTCTGGACTTAATGAAAAGTGAGTTTCTAATACCGTTGGTCTAGTCGACTAAACCTACGGCTACGGCACAAATGTCCGATCCTTAATGGAGAGGGCGCTGTGTACTCCGTTAATAAAACGATTGATCAGTTACGCGCTACTGTTTCTAGATCAATGGCATTATGCAATATTATAATTATTTGAGAATCTACTTATCATAATTTGTTCTGATAACCTATAGTTATTATAAGCCGAGCAACCTGCACTAAAAAGTCACAGATTGACCAATCTATCAAAAGGTGAGCTTGTAGTACTCGCACTAATATAACTAAGCTCCGTTTTATTAGTTTAAAGCTTTTGTAAGCTCTAAGTTTAGTTTTCTAGTAGTTATCATCTAACTCTGCTAAAACGCTCGTTAGCCAACTTGTTATTGTTAAAAACGAATTTAAGAAAGGAACTAGTTTGATTGTGGATGATCTCTTGCGGCTGTAAAAGAAGATTAATATGATTTAGTttgaccctttccttcccacgactggtATTATTGGTTGTCTGAAAATACATTGCTACTTTTACAATAGTCTGAATTGAAACAGATtagtttaacccttcagcgcgcgcgctgttgtaaaaagtacaacactaccaaaaaaaaactcgcttttcgtataaagcgcgagcgcggtgcagtatcggttgcttgatggcgcgcgtcctggaaggttaaattaGTTTTGAAGTAAATTAACTGATAGTAAACTTAATTTTATGACTCATCCACAATTTTATCGTAattaaattgcttaaaaatttaaatattcATGATGCAATCGGTACGCCATTACGTAATTTAAGTAAACTTTCTTATGTTTAATGAATCAATGTAAATAGCTCCGGAGCTACCTCGGGAAAGAAAGGGTCATTAAAATTAGTTAGTATACTCAAGTGCTATGGACGGCGTTTCCAACATGCAGTCCTGGTTCCATTGGGTTGATACAAACGGTTGATCGTACTCATTGTCTTCAGAACTCAGTCATCTGCGAATGTGGTAGACAGAACAAAGGATGGGCCGCTCATATCCGCCGGCATTGTCAATAGTTACAAACGTTGTGTTAAAGGTCTACTAAATATACTTTCGAATCGTTCAGAGCCTATGTTCACACCGTTACTCTCAACCTTCTTTCAGAGTGAAACAAGTTGCTGGATCTGGATCGGTAATTATCATTCTGGGCAACTCTTCCATAATTaacattgaaaactaattttctaaaaataaaagtCTCACCCTGCTACCTAATTTTATACCAGAAATAAATTACTTGGTTAGATGTCTCGTTTAGCAAATCTATGTCCACATTAATGATACATTTTCATTATTAAGTAAGTGCAATGTAACAGAAAACTAATCTGAATGCAACTCGTTGAGTGGAAGTTGTTGCAAGCACTCTACCTACAACAGATAGTATTAAAAACATTCCAATATAATAGCACTCGCTAGACCGGAATCCAAAATAAACCTGCATAAATTGTTACCACTCATTctactaaacacattttttttttgaaataattcatccTAATGTCCACCCTAGCACTATAACGCGTTTGATGCATCGACACTGGTTGGGTCTTAAAGgttttcgacaatagtcacatactatgccctacgacattgacgattctattgtctgccactcatctgtttcgcgccacccagcagggacttggtctggtacccaattcagacTCTCCATTCCATGAACTATACCGCACCTCTTTTAAATTGTGATATCTTACACGGAATATCATTCTCCTCATTTGGATAGCGACTATGTAATCCATTGGATTAAAGTCTCTATCAAATATGAAGCGActgatcggagactgaagactacccaggtaaccagtaAGCACTGTATTTagcattaattcagcactatatgcgcctttacagctggtCATTTaatggcccaatatacggctgcttAAATGCTAGACCTTCAGGAACTTCATAAAGaactgtcaaaatagtaacaccaGGCTGTAACGCCTCATATGAGACAAACCAAAATAGTAAATTCACCCCTCTTACTTCCGCTCCTCCACTCGTTCGGTCATTCTACACTCTCATTCTTTGCGGCATATTTTCTGGTAGGTGTTTTTTGCTGATTTCTACTCTGACTGCGACTCGATCTCAATATCCTGCGATTGATCATTTGTTGAAAGGAACTGCTGCGCGCTATAGGATAGGCTGAAAATGAAACTGTGAAGTGCGctgttttttgttctattttaagtTATTTAGTGATTGGGCTTCATA contains the following coding sequences:
- the LOC109400660 gene encoding large ribosomal subunit protein mL54, whose translation is MSTLAVSNISALFRRCCTVQTGIVRHYATPKPGGALGSKKKKLGKLGPVVEKKEIPVETDATKLVNYVCGSNLLKTGEDIKVKPDSEYPEWLWSLHVGKPLTLDEMDPESKAYWRKLRRMALQRNNKLAKLKKF